A genome region from Micromonospora peucetia includes the following:
- a CDS encoding precorrin-2 C(20)-methyltransferase: protein MVQPGTLYGVGVGPGDPELLTVKAARLIAEADVIAYYSARHGRSIARSIVVGLLREHHVHEPLVYPVTTEGTDDPAGYEGVIRQFYDDSAERLAVHLAAGRDVVVLCAGDPMFYGSYMYLHERLAHRFPAQVVPGVTSVSAASAVLGRPLVERDEVLTILPGTLPAEELARRLADTDAAAVLKLGRTFDNVRAALADAGRLPETWYVERATAERGRHAPLAEVTADEVPYFSLALLPSPTSAATRDDRPAPAPSSGDGEVVVVGLGPAGPRWLTPEVARALRDAEHLVGYGPYVDRVPVRPGQSRHVSGNQVETDRAAHALELARGGARVVVVSSGDPGVFAMASAVYEVATAHPRFADVSVRVLPGLTAAQAAASRIGAPLGHDFAVMSLSDRLKPWPVIETRLAAVAAADLVLALYNPASASRRWQVGAARDVLLRHRDPKTPVVVARDVGRPGETITVTTLADLDPESVDMRCLLIVGSSTTQVSTRGDGSTVVWTPRTYPG, encoded by the coding sequence ATGGTGCAGCCCGGCACGCTCTACGGCGTCGGCGTCGGCCCCGGCGACCCCGAGTTGCTGACCGTCAAGGCCGCCCGGCTCATCGCCGAGGCCGACGTGATCGCCTACTACTCGGCCCGCCACGGTCGCAGCATCGCCCGCTCCATCGTGGTCGGGCTGCTGCGCGAGCACCACGTCCACGAGCCGCTGGTGTATCCGGTCACCACCGAGGGCACCGACGACCCGGCGGGCTACGAGGGCGTCATCCGGCAGTTCTACGACGACAGCGCCGAACGGCTCGCCGTGCACCTCGCCGCCGGCCGCGACGTGGTGGTCCTCTGCGCCGGCGACCCGATGTTCTACGGCTCCTACATGTACCTGCACGAACGCCTCGCCCACCGATTCCCCGCCCAGGTGGTGCCCGGCGTCACGTCGGTAAGCGCCGCGTCGGCAGTGCTGGGCCGGCCGCTGGTCGAACGGGACGAGGTGCTGACCATTCTTCCGGGCACGCTGCCCGCCGAGGAGCTTGCCCGGCGGCTCGCCGACACCGACGCCGCCGCCGTGCTCAAGCTGGGACGCACCTTCGACAACGTCCGCGCCGCCCTCGCCGACGCCGGCCGGCTGCCGGAGACGTGGTACGTCGAACGCGCCACCGCCGAGCGGGGCCGGCACGCACCGCTGGCGGAGGTCACCGCCGACGAGGTGCCGTACTTCTCCCTGGCGCTGCTGCCCAGCCCGACCAGTGCCGCCACGCGGGACGACCGGCCGGCCCCGGCGCCGTCGTCCGGAGACGGGGAGGTCGTGGTGGTGGGCCTCGGACCGGCCGGGCCCCGCTGGCTCACCCCCGAGGTCGCCCGGGCACTGCGCGATGCCGAACACCTGGTCGGCTACGGTCCGTACGTGGACCGGGTACCGGTGCGCCCCGGCCAGTCGCGGCACGTCTCCGGCAACCAGGTGGAGACCGACCGGGCCGCCCACGCCCTGGAACTGGCGCGCGGCGGAGCCCGGGTAGTTGTCGTCTCGTCCGGTGACCCCGGCGTGTTCGCCATGGCCAGCGCCGTCTACGAGGTGGCCACGGCGCACCCGCGGTTCGCCGATGTCTCGGTGCGCGTGCTGCCCGGTCTCACGGCCGCGCAGGCCGCTGCGAGCCGGATCGGCGCCCCGCTGGGCCACGACTTCGCCGTCATGTCCCTGTCCGACCGGCTCAAGCCGTGGCCGGTCATCGAGACCCGGCTCGCGGCGGTGGCCGCCGCCGACCTGGTCCTCGCCCTGTACAACCCGGCCTCGGCCAGCCGACGCTGGCAGGTCGGTGCGGCCCGGGACGTCCTGCTGCGCCACCGCGACCCGAAGACGCCGGTCGTGGTCGCCCGCGACGTCGGCCGGCCCGGCGAGACGATCACCGTGACGACGCTCGCCGACCTCGACCCGGAGTCGGTGGACATGCGTTGCCTGCTCATCGTCGGCTCGTCCACCACGCAGGTCAGCACCAGGGGTGACGGCTCGACGGTGGTGTGGACGCCCCGCACCTACCCGGGCTGA
- the cobO gene encoding cob(I)yrinic acid a,c-diamide adenosyltransferase has protein sequence MPQGRPTDVPKDGLTTRQRRNRPLLIVHTGQMKGKSTAAFGMALRGWNQGWSTAVFQFVKSAKWTVGEENALRTLGRVHEETGEGGPVSWHKMGAGWSWSRTKGSEEDHAAQAAEGWAEIKRRLADTRHDLYVLDEFTYPMKWGWVDVDDVVATLLSRSGHQHVVITGRDADSRLVEAADLVVEMTKIKHPMDAGQKGQRGIEW, from the coding sequence ATGCCCCAGGGCCGACCCACCGACGTCCCGAAGGACGGTCTCACCACCCGGCAGCGCCGCAACCGGCCACTGCTGATCGTCCACACCGGGCAGATGAAGGGCAAGTCGACCGCCGCGTTCGGCATGGCCCTGCGCGGCTGGAACCAGGGCTGGTCGACCGCGGTGTTCCAGTTCGTCAAGAGCGCCAAGTGGACCGTCGGCGAGGAGAACGCCCTACGCACCCTCGGTCGGGTGCACGAGGAGACCGGCGAGGGCGGCCCGGTGTCGTGGCACAAGATGGGTGCGGGTTGGAGCTGGAGCCGCACCAAGGGCAGCGAGGAGGACCACGCGGCCCAGGCCGCGGAGGGCTGGGCGGAGATCAAGCGCCGCCTCGCCGACACCCGACACGACCTCTACGTCCTCGACGAGTTCACGTATCCGATGAAGTGGGGCTGGGTCGACGTGGACGACGTCGTGGCCACCCTGTTGTCCCGCTCCGGGCACCAACACGTCGTCATCACCGGCCGTGACGCCGACAGCCGGCTCGTCGAGGCGGCCGACCTCGTCGTCGAGATGACCAAGATCAAGCACCCGATGGACGCGGGCCAGAAGGGCCAGCGGGGGATCGAATGGTGA
- the cobA gene encoding uroporphyrinogen-III C-methyltransferase yields the protein MVLVGAGPGDPGLVTRRGLDRLAEADVVVTDRLVPHELLRQLRPGVRVVDVSKIPRGAFVPQERINQILVEEARAGHRVVRLKGGDPFVFGRGMEEVQACRAAGLPVEVVPGISSAVAVPELAGVPVTHRGLTQGFTVVSAHLPPDDPGSTVDWAGVARAGTTVVLLMAVQTLPAVTAALVAHGMDPATPAASIENGATPTQRVLHGRLDDIADVAAAERLSPPAITVIGEVAAFARTAAPAPDVTV from the coding sequence GTGGTCCTGGTCGGCGCCGGCCCCGGAGATCCCGGCCTGGTCACCCGCCGCGGGCTGGACCGCCTGGCCGAGGCGGACGTCGTGGTGACCGACCGGCTGGTTCCCCACGAGCTGCTCCGTCAACTGCGGCCGGGGGTACGGGTCGTCGACGTGTCGAAGATTCCACGCGGCGCGTTCGTCCCGCAGGAACGCATCAACCAGATCCTCGTCGAGGAGGCACGTGCCGGCCACCGGGTGGTGCGGCTCAAGGGCGGCGACCCGTTCGTCTTCGGCCGGGGGATGGAGGAGGTCCAGGCGTGCCGCGCGGCCGGGTTGCCGGTCGAGGTGGTGCCCGGCATCTCCAGCGCCGTCGCCGTGCCGGAACTGGCCGGCGTGCCGGTGACCCACCGGGGGCTGACCCAGGGCTTCACGGTTGTCTCGGCCCACCTGCCGCCCGACGATCCCGGCAGCACCGTCGACTGGGCGGGGGTGGCCCGCGCGGGCACCACCGTCGTGCTGCTCATGGCGGTGCAGACCCTGCCGGCGGTCACCGCCGCGTTGGTCGCGCACGGCATGGACCCGGCGACCCCGGCGGCCAGCATCGAGAACGGTGCCACACCGACCCAGCGGGTGCTGCACGGACGCCTGGACGACATCGCCGACGTCGCAGCCGCCGAGCGGCTGTCCCCACCGGCGATCACGGTCATCGGTGAGGTGGCGGCCTTCGCCCGCACCGCTGCGCCGGCGCCCGACGTGACCGTCTGA
- a CDS encoding precorrin-8X methylmutase translates to MSYEYVRDGGEIYRRSFATIRREADLSRFHPDLSRVVVRMIHACGMVDLVDDVAAHPDVVAAGYAALRAGAPILCDAAMVAAGITRSRLPADNEVLCTLRDPAVPELARQLGTTRSAAAMQLWRDRLDGAVVAVGNAPTALFRLLEMIDEGVGRPAAIVGVPVGFIGAAESKQALATHRAGIPYLVVHGRRGGSAVTAAAVNGIANEVE, encoded by the coding sequence ATGAGCTACGAGTACGTCCGCGACGGCGGGGAGATCTACCGCCGTTCGTTCGCCACCATCCGGCGCGAGGCCGACCTGTCCCGGTTCCATCCTGACCTGTCCCGGGTGGTGGTCCGGATGATCCACGCCTGCGGCATGGTCGATCTGGTCGACGACGTGGCGGCCCATCCGGACGTGGTCGCCGCCGGCTACGCGGCGCTGCGTGCCGGTGCGCCGATCCTGTGTGACGCGGCCATGGTCGCCGCCGGCATCACCCGCAGCCGGCTGCCCGCCGACAACGAGGTGCTCTGCACACTGCGCGACCCGGCGGTGCCGGAACTGGCCCGGCAACTGGGCACCACCCGCAGCGCCGCCGCGATGCAGCTGTGGCGGGACCGGCTCGACGGGGCCGTGGTGGCCGTCGGCAATGCTCCCACGGCGCTGTTCCGGCTGCTCGAGATGATCGACGAGGGCGTCGGCCGACCGGCGGCGATCGTGGGGGTGCCCGTCGGGTTCATCGGAGCGGCCGAGTCGAAGCAGGCCCTGGCCACACACCGGGCAGGAATCCCGTATCTGGTGGTGCACGGGCGTCGGGGTGGCAGCGCCGTCACCGCGGCGGCCGTGAACGGCATCGCGAACGAGGTGGAGTGA
- a CDS encoding magnesium chelatase subunit D family protein: MDDMALALSLCAVSPAIGGVLVRGEKGTAKSTTVRALAELLPALDVVEDCRFSCDPAAVDPRCPDGPHPEPRVARTRPARLVELPVGASEDRVLGALHLERALNEGVSSYDPGLLAAAHRGLLYVDEVNLLHDHLVDVLLDAAAMGRATVEREGVSVSHAARFVLVGTMNPEEGELRPQLLDRFGLTVEVAASRDPQVRAEVMRRRLAYDADPDAFAARYADADAELGTRVVRARALLPQVCLDDDMVTRIAALCAAAEVDGMRADLVIARTAMAHAAWCGRTDVRVTDVRVASRLALPHRRRRNPFDPPRQDRDELDQALREAGLDEPPPGDETTAAGPPPPEEGQPGPAGPPGPDGPDGPDGPDGPGGPEGPDGPGGGAPDPGQEDPETGRPHHRHSATDPADAGRPDASPVPAGVPFRARLLAVGGTGAGAPGRRSAALTSIGRTIGAERPTGPGRPHLVATLRAAAPHQQSRGRRGPGLLIRAADVRMPVRQGRESNLVLFCVDASGSMGARQRIGAVKTAVLSLLLDAYQRRDKVGLVTFRAADAEVTLPPTSSVDVAAARLAALPTGGRTPLAEGLLRAREVLRIERIRDPRRRPLLVVVTDGRATAGPEAVPRAMYAAALLGADGTPAVVVDCEQGRVRMGLAGALAGALAAEHIPLEGVAADALTEAVRSRTATRHGSRAA, encoded by the coding sequence ATGGACGACATGGCTCTGGCGCTCAGTCTCTGCGCCGTCTCTCCCGCGATCGGCGGGGTGCTCGTCCGCGGCGAGAAGGGCACCGCGAAGTCGACCACTGTGCGTGCCCTCGCCGAGCTGCTGCCCGCACTCGACGTGGTCGAGGATTGTCGGTTTTCCTGCGATCCGGCGGCGGTCGACCCGCGCTGCCCGGACGGCCCGCACCCGGAACCACGGGTGGCGCGAACCCGTCCCGCCCGGCTGGTCGAGCTGCCGGTCGGGGCCAGCGAGGACCGCGTGCTCGGCGCGTTGCACCTGGAACGCGCGTTGAACGAGGGCGTCAGCTCGTACGACCCGGGGCTGCTGGCCGCGGCCCATCGTGGGCTGCTCTACGTCGACGAGGTGAACCTGCTGCACGACCACCTGGTCGACGTGCTGCTGGACGCTGCGGCGATGGGCCGGGCCACGGTGGAGCGCGAAGGCGTGTCGGTCAGCCACGCGGCCCGGTTCGTCCTGGTCGGCACGATGAACCCGGAGGAGGGTGAGCTGCGGCCGCAGCTGCTCGACCGGTTCGGTCTCACGGTCGAGGTCGCCGCGAGCCGCGACCCGCAGGTGCGGGCCGAGGTGATGCGCCGCCGGCTGGCCTACGACGCCGATCCGGACGCCTTCGCCGCCCGGTACGCCGATGCCGATGCCGAGTTGGGCACCCGGGTGGTGCGGGCGCGGGCGCTGCTGCCGCAGGTCTGCCTCGACGACGACATGGTGACCCGGATCGCCGCTCTCTGCGCGGCGGCGGAGGTCGACGGGATGCGTGCGGATCTCGTCATCGCCCGGACGGCGATGGCACACGCCGCCTGGTGTGGACGCACCGACGTGCGGGTCACCGACGTCCGCGTCGCGTCGCGGCTCGCCCTGCCGCACCGTCGTCGCCGCAATCCCTTCGACCCGCCCCGGCAGGACCGCGACGAACTCGACCAGGCGCTGCGCGAGGCCGGGTTGGACGAACCGCCCCCCGGCGACGAGACAACCGCCGCCGGCCCACCTCCGCCGGAGGAGGGACAGCCCGGGCCCGCCGGGCCGCCCGGCCCCGATGGCCCAGACGGCCCTGACGGCCCTGACGGCCCAGGCGGGCCCGAGGGCCCGGACGGTCCCGGCGGCGGTGCGCCGGACCCCGGCCAGGAGGACCCCGAAACGGGACGACCGCACCACCGGCACTCGGCCACGGACCCGGCCGACGCGGGCCGGCCCGACGCGTCCCCGGTCCCCGCCGGGGTGCCCTTCCGAGCCCGCCTGCTGGCGGTGGGCGGCACGGGCGCCGGTGCCCCCGGGCGCCGTTCGGCCGCCCTGACCAGCATCGGGCGCACGATCGGCGCCGAGCGTCCCACCGGCCCCGGCCGCCCGCATCTGGTGGCCACCCTGCGTGCCGCAGCCCCCCACCAGCAGTCCCGGGGCCGCCGGGGCCCCGGCCTCCTGATCCGTGCCGCGGACGTCCGCATGCCGGTACGCCAGGGCCGGGAGAGCAACCTGGTCCTGTTCTGCGTGGACGCCTCCGGATCGATGGGGGCCCGGCAGCGCATCGGCGCGGTCAAGACGGCGGTGCTGTCCCTGCTGCTGGATGCCTACCAGCGACGGGACAAGGTCGGTCTGGTCACCTTCCGGGCCGCGGACGCCGAGGTGACCCTGCCGCCCACGTCGAGCGTGGACGTGGCCGCGGCCCGCCTGGCGGCCCTGCCGACCGGAGGCCGCACCCCGCTGGCCGAAGGGCTGCTCCGTGCCCGCGAGGTGCTGCGCATCGAGCGGATCCGCGACCCGCGACGCCGCCCCCTGCTGGTGGTGGTCACCGACGGGCGGGCCACCGCCGGGCCGGAGGCGGTGCCGCGGGCGATGTACGCCGCGGCGCTGCTCGGTGCCGACGGCACCCCGGCCGTCGTGGTCGACTGCGAGCAGGGCCGCGTCCGGATGGGCCTGGCCGGCGCGCTCGCCGGCGCGCTGGCGGCCGAACACATCCCCCTGGAGGGCGTCGCCGCCGACGCGCTCACCGAGGCGGTGCGGTCTCGCACCGCCACCCGACACGGAAGCCGAGCCGCCTGA
- the cobN gene encoding cobaltochelatase subunit CobN, which translates to MAEGDRSILLLSTSDTDLLSARASGVAYRLANPARLGEDPDALTALLDGVDVVVVRILGGYRMWQWGLDQLLAGDPPVVALGGEQLPDADLMARSTVTQGIAAQAHAYLAQGGPDNLRELHAFLSDTLLLTGQGFAPPAEQPSWGVSPRPTSAASGPTVGILYYRAHQLSGNTAFVEALCAAVEDAGGVPLPVFCASLRTPDPGLLATLGQADALLVTVLAAGGTRPAEASAGGDDDAWDVGALAALDVPVLQALALTQDRATWAGSDDGLSPLDAASQVAVPEFDGRLITVPFSFKEVDADGLPHYVADPERARRVAGIAVRHARLRHVPPAQRRIAVVLSAYPTKHARVGNAVGLDTPASAVRLLRALRERGYDVGPVDGSDVLPGLVPGPDGDDGDGDRLIHALIAAGGQDPEWLTEEKLAGNPVRVPAATYRQWFEALPADLRDAMTEHWGPPPGELFVDRSAGGDGDIVLAGLRAGNVLLMIQPPRGFGENPVAIYHDPDLPPTHHYLAAYRWLDNEFGADAVVHLGKHGSLEWLPGKNLGLSAGCGPDAVLGELPLIYPFLVNDPGEGAQAKRRAHATIVDHLIPPMARAESYGDIARLEQLLDEHSTIATMDPAKLPAIRAQIWTLIQAARLDHDLGLEQRPHDAEFDDFILHVDGWLCEVKDAQIRDGLHVLGQAPTGEARVNLIMAILRARQVFGGQVGAVPGLRAALGLDEAATERTTDVDRIEATARRLVEAMEAQGWAPESVAGACAEVLDAADPRAETVRRVLTFAATEVAPRLAGTCAELDAVLHALDGGFVPPGPSGSPLRGLVNVLPTGRNFYTVDPKAVPSRLAWETGQAMATSLLERYRRDTGDWPRSVGLSAWGTSAMRTAGDDIAEVLALIGVQPIWDPASRRVTGFEIVPLADLGRPRIDVTLRISGFFRDAFPHVVLLLDDAIRAVAALDEPDEDNYLAAHARIDAARHGDERRATTRIFGSKPGAYGAGLLPLIDSGNWRDDADLAEVYTVWGGFAYGRGLDGRPAREDMESAYRRIAVAAKNTDTREHDIADSDDYFQYHGGMIATVRALTGQAPRAYIGDSTTPDATRTRSLTEETARVFRARVVNPRWLAAMRRHGYKGAFEMAATVDYLFGYDATAGVVTDWMYEQLAESYVLDAENQRFLRRSNPWALRGIVERLTEAADRGLWAKPDPALMDALRQAYLDVEGDLEDAG; encoded by the coding sequence GTGGCCGAAGGCGACCGTTCGATCCTGCTGTTGTCCACATCGGACACCGATCTGCTCAGTGCGCGCGCCAGCGGCGTCGCGTACCGGCTGGCCAATCCGGCCCGGCTGGGCGAAGATCCGGACGCGCTGACCGCGCTGCTCGACGGCGTGGACGTGGTCGTGGTGCGGATTCTCGGCGGGTACCGGATGTGGCAGTGGGGGCTGGACCAACTTCTCGCGGGTGACCCGCCGGTGGTCGCCCTGGGCGGCGAGCAGCTGCCGGACGCCGACCTGATGGCCCGCTCCACGGTGACGCAGGGCATCGCCGCGCAGGCGCACGCCTACCTGGCCCAGGGCGGGCCGGACAACCTGCGCGAGCTGCACGCCTTCCTCAGCGACACGCTGCTGCTCACCGGGCAGGGCTTCGCACCGCCGGCCGAGCAGCCCAGCTGGGGCGTGTCGCCACGCCCCACGTCGGCGGCCAGCGGCCCGACGGTGGGGATCCTCTACTACCGGGCGCACCAGCTCAGCGGCAACACAGCCTTCGTGGAGGCGCTGTGCGCGGCGGTCGAGGACGCCGGCGGGGTGCCGTTGCCGGTGTTCTGCGCCAGCCTGCGCACCCCCGATCCGGGCCTGTTGGCGACCCTCGGCCAGGCCGACGCGCTGCTGGTCACGGTGCTCGCCGCTGGCGGCACCCGGCCCGCCGAGGCGTCCGCCGGAGGTGACGACGACGCCTGGGACGTGGGTGCGCTGGCCGCGCTGGACGTGCCGGTCCTACAGGCGCTGGCGCTCACCCAGGACCGGGCCACCTGGGCCGGCAGCGACGACGGGCTCAGCCCGTTGGACGCCGCCAGCCAGGTGGCCGTGCCGGAGTTCGACGGCCGGCTGATCACCGTGCCGTTCTCGTTCAAGGAGGTCGACGCCGACGGGCTGCCGCACTACGTCGCGGACCCGGAACGGGCCCGCCGGGTGGCCGGCATCGCCGTACGCCATGCCCGGCTGCGACACGTGCCCCCCGCGCAGCGGCGCATCGCCGTGGTGCTGTCGGCGTACCCCACCAAGCACGCCCGGGTCGGCAACGCCGTCGGGTTGGACACCCCGGCCAGCGCCGTACGGCTGCTTCGGGCGCTGCGCGAGCGCGGCTACGACGTCGGCCCGGTCGACGGTTCCGACGTGCTGCCCGGCCTGGTGCCCGGCCCGGACGGTGACGACGGCGACGGTGACCGGCTCATCCACGCCCTGATCGCAGCCGGCGGTCAGGACCCGGAGTGGCTCACCGAGGAGAAGCTGGCCGGCAATCCGGTACGGGTGCCGGCGGCCACCTACCGCCAGTGGTTCGAGGCGCTCCCGGCCGACCTGCGGGACGCGATGACGGAGCACTGGGGGCCGCCCCCGGGCGAGTTGTTCGTGGACCGTTCCGCCGGCGGTGACGGTGACATCGTGCTCGCCGGCCTGCGCGCCGGCAACGTGCTGCTGATGATCCAGCCACCACGCGGCTTCGGTGAGAACCCGGTGGCCATCTACCACGACCCGGACCTGCCGCCGACGCACCACTACCTGGCCGCATACCGGTGGTTGGACAACGAGTTCGGCGCCGACGCGGTGGTGCATCTGGGCAAGCACGGCTCGCTGGAGTGGCTGCCCGGCAAGAACCTCGGCCTGTCCGCCGGATGCGGCCCGGACGCCGTCCTCGGCGAGCTGCCGCTGATCTATCCGTTCCTGGTCAACGACCCCGGTGAGGGCGCGCAGGCCAAGCGACGCGCGCACGCGACCATCGTGGACCACCTGATTCCGCCGATGGCCCGAGCCGAGAGCTACGGCGACATCGCGCGGTTGGAGCAACTGCTCGACGAGCACTCCACGATCGCCACGATGGATCCGGCCAAGCTGCCGGCCATCCGCGCCCAGATCTGGACGCTCATCCAGGCCGCCCGGCTCGACCACGACCTGGGCCTGGAGCAGCGGCCCCACGACGCGGAGTTCGACGACTTCATCCTGCACGTCGACGGTTGGCTCTGCGAGGTCAAGGACGCGCAGATCCGCGATGGCCTGCACGTGCTCGGGCAGGCCCCGACCGGGGAAGCCCGGGTCAACCTGATCATGGCCATCCTCCGTGCCCGGCAGGTGTTCGGCGGGCAGGTCGGGGCGGTTCCCGGGCTACGCGCCGCGCTCGGCCTCGACGAGGCCGCGACGGAGCGGACGACGGACGTGGACCGGATCGAGGCGACAGCCCGGCGGCTGGTGGAGGCGATGGAGGCGCAGGGTTGGGCACCCGAGTCCGTGGCCGGGGCCTGCGCGGAGGTGCTCGACGCCGCCGACCCGCGCGCCGAGACGGTACGCCGGGTGCTCACCTTCGCCGCGACGGAGGTCGCGCCCCGGCTGGCCGGCACCTGCGCGGAGCTCGACGCGGTGCTGCACGCCCTCGACGGCGGGTTCGTGCCGCCCGGGCCGAGCGGCTCGCCACTGCGCGGCCTGGTCAACGTGCTGCCCACCGGCCGGAACTTCTACACCGTCGACCCGAAGGCTGTGCCCAGTCGGCTGGCCTGGGAGACCGGGCAGGCGATGGCCACGTCGTTGCTGGAGCGCTACCGCCGCGACACCGGCGACTGGCCGCGGTCGGTCGGCCTGTCCGCGTGGGGGACCTCGGCGATGCGTACCGCCGGCGACGACATCGCCGAGGTGCTGGCGTTGATCGGCGTCCAACCGATCTGGGACCCGGCGTCGCGGCGGGTCACCGGATTCGAGATCGTGCCACTGGCTGATCTCGGTCGGCCCCGCATCGACGTCACGTTGCGCATCAGCGGCTTCTTCCGCGACGCGTTCCCGCACGTGGTGCTGCTGCTCGACGACGCGATCCGCGCGGTGGCCGCGCTCGACGAACCGGACGAGGACAACTACCTCGCCGCGCACGCCCGCATCGACGCCGCCCGGCACGGCGACGAGCGACGGGCCACCACCCGCATCTTCGGGTCGAAACCCGGGGCGTACGGGGCGGGACTGCTGCCCCTGATCGACAGCGGCAACTGGCGTGACGACGCCGACCTGGCCGAGGTGTACACGGTCTGGGGCGGCTTCGCCTACGGCCGCGGCCTCGACGGCCGGCCGGCGCGTGAGGACATGGAGTCGGCGTACCGGCGCATCGCCGTGGCGGCGAAGAACACCGACACCCGCGAGCACGACATCGCCGACTCCGACGACTACTTCCAGTACCACGGCGGGATGATCGCCACGGTACGGGCCCTGACCGGGCAGGCCCCGCGCGCCTACATCGGCGACAGCACCACCCCGGACGCCACCCGGACCCGCTCGCTGACCGAGGAGACCGCCCGGGTGTTCCGGGCCCGGGTGGTCAACCCGCGCTGGCTGGCCGCGATGCGCCGGCACGGCTACAAGGGCGCCTTCGAGATGGCCGCGACGGTGGACTACCTGTTCGGCTACGACGCCACCGCCGGAGTGGTGACCGACTGGATGTACGAGCAGCTGGCCGAGAGCTACGTCCTCGACGCGGAGAACCAGCGCTTCCTGCGCCGGTCGAACCCGTGGGCGCTGCGCGGGATCGTCGAGCGGCTCACCGAGGCCGCTGACCGGGGGCTGTGGGCGAAGCCCGACCCGGCGTTGATGGACGCGCTGCGGCAGGCGTATCTCGACGTCGAGGGCGACCTGGAGGACGCCGGTTGA